The stretch of DNA AATTACAAAATCAACTTTATGCATGAAAgcgaaaaaataaaacaaaattaaattaaacaaattagAAGCATAGAACGGAGATATACCATCGCAGTGTTATATTGCATGGGAAATCGCATGCCAGGATGCATGCCTGGATGCATACCAGTTTGCCAACCAGGACCTTGATACGGAATGGGAGAGTATGTAGCAGTAAACAGATCCTGAACAGCAATTTGAAGTCTTCTTGAATAATTTGACTAGCCATACTATTCaggttgataaaaaaaaaagcaaGGAAACCATACCGCCGGTAGTGCTTGCCTCCTGCTGGCTTCAGCTTCTTTTGCCTGTGCTGCAGGGGTTGGAACAACCTGTGGTGCTTGTGTGAAAGAATGCGGTGCTTGTGGAACAGGATTACCAGTCACTCCCTGTGAATTGTAGGTGTATCAGCAGCATATCTTTGAACTATTATTTTTTGTTTAAAATGACTACATCTTAACTATGGCATACAAGTATAAGACTATAAGTTACTCTCTTCATCCCGTTTATActgtcctcatttaactttcgTGGTCAAATGGTGTCAACTGACCAGCATTTTCTCACAGTTTAAGTATCCATAACATTTTAAAAACGATGATATGAAAATTACTACTATGCATTTTTGAATAAATCTAAGGTCCAAGTTTGACATATGTTGGTCACCAAAGTCCAACAGGGACAAAGAAACTGGGATGGAGGTGGTGTTACTATAGCTTTCAAAACAATATCCTGTAATTTATCGATATTAGCTAATGTAGCTCCACCTGATAACTTAAATTGCCAGCATAGCCAGAAACCAACTGAGAAGCAGCAGGCTGATTGACAGCAACTGTAGAAGGTGGTTGCGGAATCTGCGTACCATGCCATTGAACTCCACCATTTGTAGGCATAGTGGGAGCCAGGCCATGCCCAGGAGCTACACCTCCAGAAGATGATGTCAAAGTGGTCAATGATGAGGTCACAAAGGCCCCAGAGGGTGCCGTTGCCGAGGTATTACTCACAGAATCATTGATAAAATTGCCACTGGATGACGCTGGAAACATGTCATTTGAAGATTTAGGAGCATCGCCACCACTGGCTGGAGCAAACAGATCGAAGAGCGCAGATTCAAGTGAACTTGAATTTGGAGGTGTTTTTTGAGACACGTCTTTTTCCACTTTTTCCACAACATTGTCAAAACAAGCCCAATTATCATCACTTGGTGTATTAGTTGCCTGTGGAACTGATTGATCCACAACTGATTGCTGAACTTGTGTTGCAGCAACCGGCTTAGATGAAGCATCAAAGTCAATCAAAGAGGTTTCCCTTTTAAGCTCTGTTGGATTGCCATTACTTGACGCTAAGCTACTGGAGGAGGCTGTTCTCTGCAAGACAGATTATCAAATGATTTTTAGCCCAGCATAATCCATAATAGTCAATGAAGCCAACTTACAAACTGAGATGGAtaacataaataaaacaataactgAATACAACATTACCTGTGTTATCACAGCACCCTCAGCAACTTTGACACTATTGGCTCTAGGAGGCTCACTAATTCGGAGAGGTATGACATTGTCTCCCAGTATATCTCTAACAGGTCGGACGACAGGAGGACTGGAAATACTGGAATCATTTTGGCTATCAGGCGACCTCATTTCAGACTTGAATTCTCCATCAGAACTACGACGATCATCCGACCTTCTCCCGTTAGAAAATCTATCTTCACGCCGCCAATCACTAACAATTCCAGAACGGACAGGACTTCTCCCATAGTCACTGTGCCTCCGATTGTCTT from Silene latifolia isolate original U9 population chromosome 10, ASM4854445v1, whole genome shotgun sequence encodes:
- the LOC141605951 gene encoding uncharacterized protein LOC141605951, encoding MASRVKEDEKNERIIRALLKQPGNRKCINCNVLGPQYVCITFSTFVCTTCGGIHREFTHRVKSVSMAKFSAQEIASLQAGGNERAREIFFKDWDSQNLKAPDSSNVDKLRTFIKHVYVDRRYTGESSIDRPSQGDKVEPNENRRSESYRSESRSPPYDDERRYSDRPSPGHDVRSPDYGQDNRRHSDYGRSPVRSGIVSDWRREDRFSNGRRSDDRRSSDGEFKSEMRSPDSQNDSSISSPPVVRPVRDILGDNVIPLRISEPPRANSVKVAEGAVITQRTASSSSLASSNGNPTELKRETSLIDFDASSKPVAATQVQQSVVDQSVPQATNTPSDDNWACFDNVVEKVEKDVSQKTPPNSSSLESALFDLFAPASGGDAPKSSNDMFPASSSGNFINDSVSNTSATAPSGAFVTSSLTTLTSSSGGVAPGHGLAPTMPTNGGVQWHGTQIPQPPSTVAVNQPAASQLVSGYAGNLSYQGVTGNPVPQAPHSFTQAPQVVPTPAAQAKEAEASRRQALPADLFTATYSPIPYQGPGWQTGMHPGMHPGMRFPMQYNTAMSMPSFPQPIRSANPFDVNAEASPSQAAAFPSMSSMHTALPNMGAPGGQRGSRPSWMPTQLSSYPSTIPPNGPSFAPPMPGAYMGQQLHSNMPPSRPQGFGSFGTTPNPSVGGNPFG